The Aestuariibaculum lutulentum genome segment CAATTTGCTTTAGGTGTGTTTACTATACTTTTACAAGTACCTTTGTGGTTAGGAATTGCACATCAAATTGGTGCATTTTTCCTGCTAAGCGCGATGACATTTACCTTGCATAGGTTCACTAAATAATTGAAAAAAAACATACCTTTGCACTTTAATTTTTTACAATGATTTACAGATTTAGAGTTATACTTGATAACGATCTTGAAGAGGATGTATTCCGCGATTTAGAAATTCGTGAAGACGACACACTTGAAGATTTACACAATACCATTACACAATCTTTCGGGTTTGATGGCAATGAAATGGCTTCATTTTATTTAAGTGATGACGAATGGAACCAAGGTGAAGAAATTTCGTTATTCGATTTAAGCGACGACAATTCGGCTCGCCTAATGAATGAAACTTCTATTAATGATACTGTAGATCAATCTCGTACTAAACTTATTTATGTGTACGACTTTTTAAGTATGTGGACATTCTTTGTGGAGTTAGCCGAAATTGTTGAAGAATCTGAAGGTGTAGACTACCCTAACCTAATGTTTGTTCACGGACAAATTCCAGATACAGCTCCGGAAAAAAGCTTTGAAGCTGATGATGATTTTGACGATTTTAACGACGAGTTCGAAGACGGATTTGACTTCGACGATTACGACGGCTTAGACTTCGACGAAAACTGGAACTAATATAATAATCCGTTAAAATTATTTAAATTTTAACGGATTTACATTTTCATAATTATGGGTTAAATATTCTAGAGACTTCTTTAGAATATTCCCCATAGATTTACACTTTTTAAAGCCCACATCTAAAGTATAATCGTATATTTTAGACTTTAGCAACTTTATATTTTCTTCTTTAGAAATAACATCATCTTCCATACACTCCAAAAGTGAACCTATGCGATTATGATAACTTTTTAATCGTTTTACCAATATAGAGCGCTCTTCAATCTTGTATTGATCGATTGATAATTTCTGAAACGTCTCAGAAACCAGCTCAACCATTTTTAAATTCTCTTTAAAAAACTGCGGACGGTAAATATTAAACTTGCCTTCGTAAGATTGCTGATCGAAATCTATCGCTCTAATCTTATACACAACATGATCAAAATCGTGCGTTGGCACAATAACATAGTTATACGAACGCATATCACCTAAAAGTCTAATCATACAGCGCTCGTTAAATTTAACAAATTCCTTAGCTATCTGCGACTTTTCAGATTTATCACATTTGGGTAAAAAGTTTTTAATGAATTCATCACCAGGAATTCCGGCTATATGTTCTTCAATCAACGTGTCTTTATACACCAGAAAATTTAAATTATATGGCGATAACATATGCTCTAACTCCAAACCATAAATACGTGAGGCATCAGCCTTTTTAATATAGAAATACGTAAAATTATCATTCAGGATATTTCTAACCTTAATTCTAAAAGGCTTTGAATTTCCAAACGTACAGTAGTCAATCGCATCAACACTTAAAAACGGAAAGGTGTTTTCATTACCATCAGAATGCAAAATGGTGTAAACTTTTTTCAAAGCATTTTCAATCTCCTCGCGTTCATAATCATTGTAATAAACCCGAATCCAAAGGGTATCATTATCGTCTTTGTCATATACCACAATAGATCCCTGAAAACGCAACAAATCGTCATAAAATATAGGTAACTTTATGTTTCGGTTATATTCTGCTAAATACGCATCAAGCTTTTCGGTAATAGGGTAAGAAGGTTTCTTTTTTGAAATAATTAAATCGTTCATATGCATTTCGTTCCTGTCAAATCACGGTATTAATTTACTTATTTTATTTTAAACCTGTAACAAAATATGGGCTGTATCGTCATACTTTTAAACTAACCCATGCTGCGGCATAAAACTAAAACATTTGGAACCAATACTTACCATTAATAATCTCACCAAAAATTTTGGTCATTTAACGGCAGTAAAAGACCTCTCATTTACCATAAATAAAGGCAATGTATACGGCATTTTAGGCCCTAACGGCAGTGGAAAATCTACAACCCTTGGTATTGTTTTAAATGTCGTTAACAAAACCAGTGGGGATTTTAAATGGTTCGACGGAAACACCTCAACTCATGACGCCTTGAAGAAAGTTGGCGCTATTATAGAACGCCCAAACTTCTACCCTTATATGACAGCGACTCAAAATCTGAGTCTGGTATGCAAAATTAAAGGAGTCAACTTTGATAAAATTGATGAAAAACTGGAAATCGTAGGGCTTTTAGAGCGTAAACACAGCAAATTCAGCACCTATTCTTTAGGTATGAAACAACGTTTGGCCATTGCTTCTGCTCTACTTAACGATCCTGAAATTTTAATTCTAGACGAACCAACAAACGGGTTAGATCCTCAAGGTATTCACCAAATACGCGAAATTATTAAGCAAATTGCCGAAAAAGGCACAACCATTCTTCTCGCATCGCATTTATTAGATGAAGTAGAAAAAGTGTGTTCACACGTGGTGGTGCTTAGAAAAGGCGTGAAATTATATTCTGGCCGTGTAGATGAAATGATTTCTAGTCATGGCTTTTTTGAGTTGAAATGTGACAATCAGGAGGCTTTAGTTTCTCTTTTAGAGAATCATAAATCCTTTTCAAACATCAAGATTAAAGATAATTTAGTTACAGCATTTTTAAATGAACCTATGGATAGCGGTACGTTTAACCAACACCTTTTTAATAACGGTATTGTGCTTACCCATTTAGTACAACGTAAAGAAAGCCTGGAAGAGCAATTTTTACAATTAACCGATAAAAACTAACCGCCAAAACCTGTATTATGCTTCGTTTATTAAATTTAGAATTACAAAAACTATTACTGAATCGCACCAGCAAAGTTTTAATATTTATTTCCTTCATTCTACCATTTTTTGTTATCCTGTTGTCCTCTTTAAAAATTAATGTTTTCGGTTTTTTCACTTTAGAGCTAGGTGAATTAGGAATTTTTAATTTTCCAATAATCTGGCACTTAACCACATTTTTCGCCTCGCAATTTAAATTCTTCTTTGCTATTGTAGTAGTAAGTATGATTGGCAACGAATACAGTAATAAAACCATAAAGCAAAACCTGATAGACGGACTTAGTAAAAAGGAATTTATACTTTCTAAATTTTACGCCATTGTTTTCTTTTCAGCGGTTTCAACAATTTTAATCGCATTAATTTCAATATGTATTGGTCTATATTATTCTAGCTATAACGAATTTAATATCATCATTAGAGAAACCAGTTTTCTGCTAGCGTATTTAGTAAAACTTATCGGTTTCTTCAGTTTATGTTTATTCTTCGGCATGTTAGCCAAACGTTCGGCATTTGCATTAGCCTTTCTATTTATACTTTTTATTTTAGAATGGTTAGGATTTGGTTTATTAACCTGGCAATTCAATATGGACATTGCCGAAAGTATTCAGAACTTTTTCCCTTTAAAATCGATGTACAAATTAATAGACCAACCGTTCCAACGCATTGCCATAACTAAGTTTCCTGATAAAGGTGAACTTATGTATGATTACGCTGTGCATTGGCATGAAATAGCTATAGTTTTGGGTTGGACAGCACTTTTCATCTTTTTATCGTACAGACTGTTAAAAAAGAGAGACTTATAACATTCTTTTAATAGATTTGTTATGATATGGTGAAGAAAATAGCAACTCTATTAATATTTTTAAATACCTGTTTTAGTTTTAGTCAAAGTGAAGCCTCGAACTGGTTTTTTGGTGATAATGCAGGTATTCGGTTTAACCGTGACGGAACAATCTCAGAACTAACTAACGGACGTCTTAGCACCACGGAAGGTTGCGCGACTATTTCTGATGCTAACGGCAACCTGCTATTCTATACAGATGGTGTTACAGTCTGGAATAAAAACCATACTGCTATGCCAAATGGTTATGGACTTTATGGAGATTCATCGAGTACACAATCGGCTATTGTAGTACCTCAACCAGAGAACCCGGACATTTATTATATTTTCACGGTAGACACCTCGGTTGGCAGAAATGATCCCGACTACGGATTTAACTATTCTATTGTTGATATGACTTTAGATTCTGGACTAGGAAACGTTACCATTAAAAATTCCAGATTACTATCTAACTGTTCTGAAAAAGTCACAGCGGTGGTTAAAGATTGTGTAAGCCAATCCATTTGGGTTATTACTTTTGCCCCAGACAGAACAGAATTTATTGACACCTTTTATGCTTATGAAGTGAGTACTACAGGGTTAAATACAACACCTGTTAAGTCCGCTTTCGCAACAGATATTCAAGATAAAAGAGGGTATTTGAAATTATCGCCTGAAGGAACAAAACTAGTTTGCGCCAATGGACAATACGGCCTTTTTTTATATGATTTTGATAAAACAACAGGAATCGTTAGTAACGAAATTCCAATTAACATTAATTTTTCTTTAAACAGTCAAAAGCCTCAAGTGTCTTACGGTGCAGAGTTTTCTCCGAGTAGTGAATTACTTTATATTACCTCGTATTACGAAACTACCGAAGAAGAAGGCTTCAACCCTATATACCAATATGGTGCTTTATTGCAATACGATTTAACGGCTCCAAACATTAGTGCTTCAGAAGTGGTTTTAGACCACAGCCAAACCTATAGAGGCGCCTTACAGTTGGGGCCGAACGGTAAAATTTACAGAACTATGAATAGAAGTTACAATATCGGTCTTCCGTATCTTTCTGTAATTAACACTCCTAACAATAAAGGCACAGCCTGCAATTATACGCATAGTGCTCTGCAAATCAGCCGAAATGGGCGCCAAGGCTTACCACCTTTCATCACCTCGTTCTTTTCTCAAAAGATTGATATTATTGGCTATTCAGATACATTCTCTATTGAACTTGAACTATGTGAAAATGACACATATACTTTAAAAGCGCCCGAAATTCCTGGAGCCACCTATATCTGGTCGTTTAACGGTCAAGAAATTTCAAATACCGATTATTTTTTAGATGTAAATGAAGGAGGCGTTTATAATGTGTTTATTGATCCAAATACAGGCGAATGTGACAAAACTTTGGAGGGTGTTGCTAACGTTATTTATAATGAAAATCCCGTTGCTTACGATTATAAACTAACCCAGTGCGATGAAGACGGTATTCAGGGTGGTTTTACCAGATTTAATTTAAACGAAGCCACTTCTTACCTTACCGGAAACAATGAAAATCTAGCGGTTGAATTCTATTTGGATGCATCTCTTACTCTCCCAGTTACAACACCTGAAGACTTCAATTTTGATGCTGAAACCCCACAACCTGTATATACCAAAGTCTATAATAAAAACACAAATTGTTTCGATATTTCAACGCTAACACTAGAGGTAAGCTTAACTCAAATTCCAGACTTTACGGCAACACCTCAATGTGATGAACTCTATTCGGAGGACGGTTTGAATACTTTTTATCTAAATGATATCACAACTGAATTACAAACAACAAATAATATTTTATCCTCGAGTATAACCTTTTACGAAACTTACGAGGATGCCCTATTGGAACAAAACCGTTTAAATTCAATTTATAACAATACAACACCATATAATCAAACTATTTACTCGAGAATTGAAAACGACAACAGTTGCTTCGGTATTAATAAAATCTTCCTTTCAGTCAATAAAATTCCGGAAGTTGAAGCTGAAGACTACAGACTGTATTGTTTAAATAGTTACCCGCAAACCATAATAATTGATGCAGGTATGGTTAACGACAATCCCGATAATTACACATATTTATGGTCAACAGGGGAAACCACTCATGACATTGCTATTAATCAACCTGGCATTTATACGGTTGTTATTAGCAATGCTGCTGATTGTAGCAAGGAAAGAACTGTGACTGTAGAAGCATCTAATATCGCAACAATAGACAATATTTTAGTTAAAGACGCTTCAGAGAATAACACAATAACAACTGTTGTTTCGGGAGAAGGACTTTATGAATTTGCTTTATATGATGACAATAACATACTTGTAACCGACTATCAGGAAAGCAATGTATTTACAAACATTAGAGCAGGTATTTATAAAGTTTATATCAAGGATGTAAAAAATGATTGTGGCATGGTTTATCAAAGTGTTTCTGTTATTGGTTTCCCTAAAGTATTTACACCCAACAACGACGGATTTAATGACACCTGGCAGGTTTACGGGACATCAGACATGTTTCAGCCTAATTCAAAAATTCAGATTTTTGATCGCTATGGAAAATTATTAAAAGAATTAACGCCTTTAAATGGTGGCTGGGATGGCAGTTTTAATGGCAAACAACTTCCTAACGATGACTACTGGTTTTTTGTAACGCTTCAGGATGGTAGGATTTTCAAAGATCACTTCACCTTAAAACGCTAATATTTAACCTAATAATAATGCATTTCATCGTATTTTCTTTGCGTTTCATCTGAATTTTAGCTACTTTTCACAGGTTTAAAACCAAGTTTTAATTAAACCCACACCCAAACGAAATCAAGTGACTAAAAGCCTTAATACCTGCCTTAGCTTATTCCTGATATTTTTCGGATATAATCTTATTTTTTCACAGCAAATAACTGTGAATAATTCTATTTCAGTTCAGGATTTAATAGAAAATAATTTAGCCAGTAATTGTGTTGAAATATCAAATGTTACCACATCACTTAATGGCATTGCCACAGGCTTTCCTAGCTTTGGTAGTTTCCAGAGTAATAACACCAACTTTCCGTTAAGCCAGGGTATTATTTTATCAACAGGTAATGCGGCTTCTGCGGGAAACACGGTTATTTCTGACGATTTAAGTGAAGGTGATTTAACCTGGGGCACCGATCCGGATATTGAAACTGCTTTAGGAACAAGTAACACAGTGAATGCTACGGTTATCGAATTTGACTTTATTGCCCTTTCTGATGTGATTCAGTTCAATTACATTTTTGCTTCCGAAGAATACTATGCCAATTATCCTTGTAATTCATCAGATGGTTTTGCTTTTTTAATACGAGAAAGTGGTAGTACAGCTCCATATGAAAACATTGCTGTTGTTCCAGGAACCAGCACTCCTGTAACCGTAAACAATATCCATAGTGAAATATTAGGGATTTGTGATGCCGCTAACGAACAATACTTCGCAGGATACAATTTAGCGAACACAAACTTTAACGGAAGCACAACGGTTTTAACTGCCGCTAGTAATGTGACTCCCAACGTACAATATCATGTAAAGTTAATTGTCGCCGATCAGGCTGGAGATCCTGGCTACGATTCTGCTGTATTTATCGAATCAACCACGTTTAGCGACTTGGAACTTGGAGATGATATTAATACCTGTTCAAGCAGTGTTACCCTTAATGGAGAAATACAAAATCCCTTAACTACCTATGCCTGGTACAGAGATAACGCCGTTATACCCGGAGAAACTAATCCTACTTTAACCACATCTTTAACCGGATTATATAGAGTTGAAATTACCATAAGTGGCGTAAGTTGTGTTATTACTGATGAAGTTTATGTAACGATTGACAATGAGTTAACCATGAACCCCATATCTCCATACACTTTATGTGACGCTAATGGTGACGGACAAGAAACTTTTGATTTAACGACTAAAAATTCAGATGTTGAGAATACCCTATCAACTCTTCCCACAAACTATACTATTGCGTATTATTATTCTGATGATGATGCGAGAAACAATCCTTCCAGCAACATTACAAATCCTATAACTACTAATTCGACATCAATTTACGTACGCGTAGAGGATACTGACAATGGTTGTTTGTTCTTCGGAACATTTGATTTAATTGTTAATGCACTACCAAATGTTAATCAACCAGATGTTTGGGACATTTGTGATAATGATAACGTGCCAGACAGTCGTACCGAAATAGATTTAAGAGAACAAGATATTATTATAACGGGTGGTGCATCAAACCTATCGGTAAGCTATCACTATTCACAAGATGGAGCAATTAATGACTATGATATTGTTGTTACACCTTATACCAATACTAACCCAAACGAAACACTTTATGTTCGAGTTGAAGATACGCAAACTGGATGTACAAACACCTCAGCAACTCTAACCCTAAATGTTACTAATGGAAATACACAAATTTTAAGGAACCGACAGTATCTTGATGCCTGCGATCCAGATCATGATGGCTTTGCTAATTTTGATTTAACTGAAGTTATAAGCCGAATTTTAAATGGAGCAAACGGATTCAATAATCCAACATACCATACCTCTCAGGAAGATGCCGAATCGGGAACGAATCCAATTCCAGATCCAACCAATTTCCAGAACACGATTGCTAACGAACAAACCATTTTCATTCGTTTGGAGGACAGTACAACAGGGTGTTATGCCATTATTCTTTTAGAAATTCATACCAATTTACTTCTTACCGGAACAGACACCAATGAGTTCGCCTTATGTGATGAAGCAGGTAGTAACGGTACTATTGGTTTTGATTTATATGCGGTAGAAAATTATATTATTGGAGAAATTCCAACTCTTTATTTCCCTATTGAAGTTTCATTTTTCGAAACCCAAAACGATTTAAACAACAATAATGCTATAAACAAAGATGTTTTATACGATGTTAGTGCTACCCAACCCTCAACCCTATTAATTAGAATTGTAAATACAGATACAGGTTGCACTGAAGAGGAAGATATTATTTTGCGTGTCAATCCTATTCTATTGTTCAATCCACCAGCTCCGGTTCCTTATTGTGATAATGATAACGATGGTATGGCAGATGTATATCTTCATGATTTCGATGCTCAAATTCTAAACGGTAATACAGATTTTACAGTTTCTTATTTTGCTTCGGAAGATGATGCCATACAAAATCTAACTCAACTTCCAGACCCTTATTTTGTAGACCAGCAAACTACAGTGTGGGCACGTATTACCAATACCAACACAGGCTGTCATACCGAAAATTCATTCGATATTGCCGTGGTTGTTGCCCCAGCAACCTCTCAACCTGGAAATATCATTATTTGTGATAACGATCAAGATGGATTCTCAATAGTGAATTTAGATCAAACTATAGACGAATTAGTTACGGACCCAACAGGCTTAAACATTAGTTTTCACACATCGCTTGCCAATGCTGAAGCAAACATAGCACCTATAACCAATTCTTCGAGTTACGATGCTAATTCTCAAACAATATATGTTCGTGTTACCGATGCTTCAGCAACCACGACTTGTCCTTCAATTCAATCATTCAATATCATAATCAACACTCTTCCGGTCATCCCAACCATTTCTCCGTACCAGATATGTGTTGACCAAAGTATTACTTCTGCCGATTTTATCTTCGCAAATAAAGATGCTGAGATATTAAACGGTCAAACCGGCAAAGAAGTCTATTATTTTGAAGACAGTAACTATACAACCCTAATCAATAAGAACAATCCGTATCCAAGTAATGGTGCTCAAACCATTTACATACGTGTTGAAAACATCTCAGATCCGAGTTGTAATGCCACCTCATCATTTACTTTAGAATTGTCACACTACCCAACCTATAATACAGATTTTACCGATTTCCCTCCTGTATGTCAAAGTACTGCTAACGATTATACTTTTAATTTTGAAGAAAAACGTCAGGAGATAGCGCAAGGCAGTACCGATAATTTAAACATTCAGTTTTTCTTAGATGAAAACGATGCCATAAACAATACAGGCACACCTCTTCCAGACCAATTCACCTATGCTTTTAACGCACAAAATAGACAAGGTCAGTTTTATGTACGTATTGAAAACACAGGAAACTCTTGTGCTTTACTCGAAGTGGTTAGATACATTACCTTCCCTACACCACATATTATTTCAGCAACTATCGCCCCTGTTTGTGATGTTGATTACGATGGCAGTACAACCATAGACTTGACAACTACAAATTATAATATTGAGAATGTCAGATTCAGTGATGTTTCAATTTCGTATTACGAAACTTTTGATGAAACATCGATGACGTTAACCAACGAAATTCCTAGTTCAATTATTACAAACTACCCACTAACTACTAGTCAGACCATTTATATAAAGGCTGAAATTGAAGACACTGGATGCTATGATTATATTGCTATGGAATTACAAGTAAACTTGCCTCCGGCAGTAAACACTATCGACCCGATTGTATTTTGTGATAACGACACAAGCAGTTACGATTTATCACAAGTAAATACCATGTTAGTCGATAACACCAATAACATTACAATTACCTACCACAACACCCAAACTGATGCAGAAAGCGGTACTTCCCCAATCAGCACCAATTACTCTTACACCTCTAGCAATCCTAACATATATGCCAGAGTAGCCAATAGCATTACAGGATGTTTTGTCACACAGGCCTTCGAACTGCAAATTAACCCGAATCCTGTTGCCAATACGCCACAGGATTTTGAAGATTGTGACGACGATTTTGATGGCTTTTTAGAATTCAATTTAACAGATAACAATGCAAACATTTTAGGAAGCCAGAGTGCTTCAGAATTTACCATTACCTATTATAACGATATTAACGATGCTATAGCTAAAGAAAACCCATTAGGAGATTTACACGCTGCCGTTAACGGAGAGATTGTATTTGCTCGCATTGAAAATAATTTAACAGCTTGTTACGATATTACTCAGTTTAACATTTTTGTCAATCCGTTACCTACAATTCCTGTTGAAGATGTAGAGCCACTTTGTCTTAATGATTTACCTCAATCCGTAAGTGCCGAAACCGGAAATGCAGGAGACACTTACCTTTGGGATACTGGGGAAACTACTCCTGAAATTGAATTAGACATTGCCGACATTGGAGCACATTGGGTAGAAGTTACCACTCTTAACGGATGTTCTTTTAGAAAAGATTTCAGCCTTATTGAATCTGAAGAAGCAGAAATTAACTTCACGACTAAAGTCGATTTCGCCGACCCAAACAGTATTACCGTTGATGTAAGCGGTATTGGTAATTATGTGTATATTTTAGATAACGGTGAGCCTCAAACCTCAAACGTATTTAACAATGTCACCTTCGGACTTCATCAAGTTACTATACGCGATTTAAACGGCTGTGAAGATGTCATTACCGAAGTATTTGTATTCGATATTCCTAAATTCTTTACACCAAATAATGATGGTACTTTCGACACCTGGCATGTTATAGGTATCGATCAACTTCCGGGAACTTTAGTTTACATCTATGATCGCTACGGAAAACTATTAAAAACCCTTACACATAATTCAATTGGCTGGGATGGTACTTTTAATGGACAAAATATGCCTTCAAACGATTATTGGTTTGTTGCTAAAATTGTTCAAAACGGGAATCCTTTTGAAGTGAAAGGACATTTTGCACTAAAACGTTAAAAGCCTTATAGATTAATAATGAAGTTTTTATATTTACAGGTATAGTTCATTTATAATGAAATACCTGATTTTTCTAAGCTTTCTTATAATTTGCAATCTCTGTTTTAGTCAAAATGTACAGGTAGACAGCCAGACCTATACGGCGCAACAACTTATTGAAGATATTTTAATAGGCAGCAACTGTATCTCTAACGTGATGGTGACCAATGTTAGCGGAGGCAACTTTAATAATACAGACCAAAGCTACGGGTATTTTAACGCTTCAGGAACCTCCTTTCCTTTTCAAAGTGGTATTGTTTTAAGTACAGGAAAACTTTCCAATGTTCCGGGGCCAAACACCTCTTTAAGTGATGATAATGCCAATAACTGGAATGGCGATAACGATTTGGAAAACATTTTAAATGAAAGCAACACTATCAATGCCACTATCATAGAATTTGAATTCACCTCTATTGCTTCACAAATAAGTTTCCGTTATTTATTTGCCTCCGAAGAATATCAGGAAAACAATGCAAACACATGTCAGTATTCAGATTTATTTGGCTTTTTAATTCGGAATGTGAACGACTCACAATACACGAATATTGCACTTATTCCCAACACACAGACTCCCGTAAAAGTGACTACAGTCCATCCCGAAATACCTAACGGATGTTCCGCTCAAAACGAAGCATATTTTGGCAGTTGGAATGATGCCTCTGCTCCTATTAATTTTAACGGTCAAACAACAGTATTAACAGCTACTGCAAATACAATACCTAATGAAACCTATCATGTTAAGCTCGTTATTGCAGACGAACAAAATTACCGCTACGATTCAGCTGTATTTCTTGAAGCTGGTAGTTTTATACTCAATACCGATTTAGGAGAAGACCAGTTGATTGCAACTAGTAATCCACTTTGCGAAAATGAGACAATAGTTTTAGATGCCAGTTCATCAAATGGCATTGCCTATAAATGGTTTAAAGATAACATCGAACTAAATAATGAAACCAACAGCTCTTATACCGTAACTGAAGCAGGAACTTACAATATTGAAATAGATTTAGGTAATAATTGCACATCCTACGGAGAAATCATTATTGAATACATAGACAACCCTATAGTTGCAAATACGACATTAATTGCCTGTGACGAAGATTTAGATCAATTAACAACCTATAATCTGTTTGATGCTGAACAGATGATAACCAACAACGACAATACATTACAAATATCTAATTTCTTCACAACCTCTTCCGATGCCGAAAATCAACAAAACAAAATACAAAATCCTACTACATTTAAAAGTACGATACCTCAACAAACTATTTATGCTCGCGTAGAAAATCAAAATCAATGTTTTTCAATAGCAGAAATAACTTTAGACATTTCAACTAACAACATTATTATTACTCCTTTTGAGACCTGTGACGATGACACCCCTGACGGATTCACAACCTTTAATCTTGATGATTTAAGAACTAACATTAAACCTAATGTTCCTGTGAAC includes the following:
- a CDS encoding plasmid pRiA4b ORF-3 family protein — translated: MIYRFRVILDNDLEEDVFRDLEIREDDTLEDLHNTITQSFGFDGNEMASFYLSDDEWNQGEEISLFDLSDDNSARLMNETSINDTVDQSRTKLIYVYDFLSMWTFFVELAEIVEESEGVDYPNLMFVHGQIPDTAPEKSFEADDDFDDFNDEFEDGFDFDDYDGLDFDENWN
- a CDS encoding ABC transporter ATP-binding protein, producing the protein MEPILTINNLTKNFGHLTAVKDLSFTINKGNVYGILGPNGSGKSTTLGIVLNVVNKTSGDFKWFDGNTSTHDALKKVGAIIERPNFYPYMTATQNLSLVCKIKGVNFDKIDEKLEIVGLLERKHSKFSTYSLGMKQRLAIASALLNDPEILILDEPTNGLDPQGIHQIREIIKQIAEKGTTILLASHLLDEVEKVCSHVVVLRKGVKLYSGRVDEMISSHGFFELKCDNQEALVSLLENHKSFSNIKIKDNLVTAFLNEPMDSGTFNQHLFNNGIVLTHLVQRKESLEEQFLQLTDKN
- a CDS encoding ABC transporter permease — encoded protein: MLRLLNLELQKLLLNRTSKVLIFISFILPFFVILLSSLKINVFGFFTLELGELGIFNFPIIWHLTTFFASQFKFFFAIVVVSMIGNEYSNKTIKQNLIDGLSKKEFILSKFYAIVFFSAVSTILIALISICIGLYYSSYNEFNIIIRETSFLLAYLVKLIGFFSLCLFFGMLAKRSAFALAFLFILFILEWLGFGLLTWQFNMDIAESIQNFFPLKSMYKLIDQPFQRIAITKFPDKGELMYDYAVHWHEIAIVLGWTALFIFLSYRLLKKRDL
- a CDS encoding T9SS type B sorting domain-containing protein, which translates into the protein MVKKIATLLIFLNTCFSFSQSEASNWFFGDNAGIRFNRDGTISELTNGRLSTTEGCATISDANGNLLFYTDGVTVWNKNHTAMPNGYGLYGDSSSTQSAIVVPQPENPDIYYIFTVDTSVGRNDPDYGFNYSIVDMTLDSGLGNVTIKNSRLLSNCSEKVTAVVKDCVSQSIWVITFAPDRTEFIDTFYAYEVSTTGLNTTPVKSAFATDIQDKRGYLKLSPEGTKLVCANGQYGLFLYDFDKTTGIVSNEIPININFSLNSQKPQVSYGAEFSPSSELLYITSYYETTEEEGFNPIYQYGALLQYDLTAPNISASEVVLDHSQTYRGALQLGPNGKIYRTMNRSYNIGLPYLSVINTPNNKGTACNYTHSALQISRNGRQGLPPFITSFFSQKIDIIGYSDTFSIELELCENDTYTLKAPEIPGATYIWSFNGQEISNTDYFLDVNEGGVYNVFIDPNTGECDKTLEGVANVIYNENPVAYDYKLTQCDEDGIQGGFTRFNLNEATSYLTGNNENLAVEFYLDASLTLPVTTPEDFNFDAETPQPVYTKVYNKNTNCFDISTLTLEVSLTQIPDFTATPQCDELYSEDGLNTFYLNDITTELQTTNNILSSSITFYETYEDALLEQNRLNSIYNNTTPYNQTIYSRIENDNSCFGINKIFLSVNKIPEVEAEDYRLYCLNSYPQTIIIDAGMVNDNPDNYTYLWSTGETTHDIAINQPGIYTVVISNAADCSKERTVTVEASNIATIDNILVKDASENNTITTVVSGEGLYEFALYDDNNILVTDYQESNVFTNIRAGIYKVYIKDVKNDCGMVYQSVSVIGFPKVFTPNNDGFNDTWQVYGTSDMFQPNSKIQIFDRYGKLLKELTPLNGGWDGSFNGKQLPNDDYWFFVTLQDGRIFKDHFTLKR